The Oryza glaberrima chromosome 9, OglaRS2, whole genome shotgun sequence genome includes a window with the following:
- the LOC127784595 gene encoding mediator of RNA polymerase II transcription subunit 10b-like, which yields MDGGAATNASGVAAAAAAAGNGVQAGGGGERAEDASKQNLALMMASIQRTLGLLHQLNLNVSSFSSASQLPLLQRLNSLVAELDTMQKHAEGCNIQVPMEVVNLIDDGKNPDEFTRDVLNSCIAKNQVTKGKTDAFKSLRKHLLEELEQAFPEDVEAYREIRATAAAESKQLAQSQSALPNGDVKVKPEH from the exons atggacggcggcgcggccacgaACGCATCTGgagtcgccgcggcggcggcggcggcggggaacggCGTGCAGGCGGGGGGCGGGGGCGAGAGGGCGGAGGACGCGTCGAAGCAGAACCTGGCGCTGATGATGGCCTCGATCCAGAGGACGCTGGGGCTCCTCCACCAGCTCAACCTCAACGTCTCCTCCTTCAGCTCCGCCTCCCAGCTACCCCTCCTCCAGCGCCT GAACTCTCTGGTGGCGGAGCTCGACACGATGCAGAAGCACGCCGAGGGGTGCAACATCCAGGTCCCCATGGAGGTCGTCAA TTTGATCGATGACGGGAAGAATCCTGACGAGTTCACCCGAGACGTGCTCAACAGCTGCATCGCAAAGAACCAGGTCACTAAGGGCAAGACCGATGCTTTCAAG AGCCTGCGGAAGCATCTTCTTGAGGAGCTGGAGCAAGCTTTTCCTGAGGATGTAGAAGCATACAGGGAGATACgcgctactgctgctgct GAATCAAAACAGCTGGCTCAGTCCCAAAGCGCCTTGCCTAATGGTGATGTTAAAGTGAAACCGGAGCATTGA